CGAGCTAGCCGACCGCAGCAGGGAGGCGTTGGAGGCCCGACAGGCGGAGGTGCGGGGCCTCCTCCGAAGGCTCGAGGCGCTCGGGCCTCTGGAGGGCGGTGAGGCGCACGAAGCTGCCTTCCTGAAGAGGCGGCTGCAATGGGAGCTCACCGAGCATGAGGAGGTGCGCGGCTGGCAGCGCTCCCCCACCTCTTACCTCTCCGCCACCGGCAGCTCGTGCAACAATCTCGTGATCCGGGAGTTCGCGCCGCTGCCGGCGCGGCTCGAGAGCCTGGTGTCGCGCTTGCGGCAGGCGCCGCGGCTGCTCGCCCAGGCCCGCGCGAACTTGCTCGACCCGCCCACGTACGCGGTCGACAACGCGATTGAGGCCGCTGCGGGGCTGCGAGTGCTACTGCAGCGAGACTTGCCGGCCGCGGCAGCGCCGGCGCCCGAGGCGCTGCGTGCGGAGGTGGAGCGCGCCTGCCAGGACGCGCTGGCCGCGGTCGATGCCTACGCCGGCTGGTTGAAGACAGAGCTGGCCGCGCGCGCGGTCAGCGACTTTGCCTGGGGGCCTGAGACCTTTCGCAAGCTCCTGTCCTTTGGCGATTGCGTCGACGACCCCATCGACACGCTGATCCGGCGCGGCGAGGAAGACTTGAAGCGCCACCAGGAGCGCCTGCGGGAGGTCGCCGCCACCATCCAGTCCGGCGCTCCGCCGGAAGAGGTGGTCGACCGCGTCTCCCAGGACCATCCTTCCGCGGACGAGTTGCTGCCGGAGACGGAGGCCTTGCTCGAGGACCTGCGCCGCTTCGCGATCGAAGCCGGACTGTGCACCATGCCCACTGAGGTACGCATCAGGCTCGCCGAAACACCGGGCTTCAGCCGCATGACCACGCAGGCGGCGTGCAGCAGTCCCGGGCCCTTCGAGG
This genomic window from Dehalococcoidia bacterium contains:
- a CDS encoding DUF885 domain-containing protein is translated as MDDSLSRIADDYIESTNRRDPGGATARGFHQYDSELADRSREALEARQAEVRGLLRRLEALGPLEGGEAHEAAFLKRRLQWELTEHEEVRGWQRSPTSYLSATGSSCNNLVIREFAPLPARLESLVSRLRQAPRLLAQARANLLDPPTYAVDNAIEAAAGLRVLLQRDLPAAAAPAPEALRAEVERACQDALAAVDAYAGWLKTELAARAVSDFAWGPETFRKLLSFGDCVDDPIDTLIRRGEEDLKRHQERLREVAATIQSGAPPEEVVDRVSQDHPSADELLPETEALLEDLRRFAIEAGLCTMPTEVRIRLAETPGFSRMTTQAACSSPGPFEEVAKEAYYYVTPPDPDWPPERTEAYLKFFNRWSIPGVTAHEAYPGHYVHLVYLQRAPTRLGRFLRGTTTLIEGWAHYIEQVLVEAGYGGGDPRYELMQLREALLRLCRYRCAFGLHVEGWTLEQGIDFFVREGYATPIIAERETKRGILGPNYYAYTLGKHQILALRQKLREREGPSFNLRQFHDAFMQFPFPVATIEKLMLGDGAA